One part of the Corynebacterium aurimucosum ATCC 700975 genome encodes these proteins:
- the ybaK gene encoding Cys-tRNA(Pro) deacylase: MSKKTPRAATPALKLLEEAGIDHHVSTFEGGRENFGEAAAAALDVAPERIFKTLVIDLSAGKGPKRQLAVCVLPVTHQLSLKKAAAAFGASKATMAAPADASKSSGYIPGGISPLGHKHVLPTVVDETALLFDTIFFSGGKRGLDIEMNPEDLPRVLELSFADVLAD; encoded by the coding sequence ATGTCCAAGAAGACCCCGCGTGCCGCTACCCCCGCCCTCAAACTCCTCGAAGAGGCAGGTATTGACCACCACGTCTCCACCTTTGAGGGCGGTCGCGAAAACTTCGGTGAGGCAGCCGCTGCGGCCCTCGATGTTGCCCCTGAGCGCATTTTCAAAACCCTCGTCATTGATCTGAGCGCTGGCAAAGGCCCTAAACGCCAACTCGCCGTCTGTGTCCTTCCAGTCACTCACCAGCTCAGCCTCAAGAAGGCTGCTGCCGCTTTCGGCGCATCCAAGGCCACGATGGCCGCGCCTGCCGACGCCTCCAAGTCCTCCGGCTACATCCCCGGCGGTATCTCCCCGTTGGGGCACAAGCATGTCCTGCCCACTGTCGTTGACGAGACCGCGCTGCTCTTCGACACCATCTTTTTCTCCGGAGGCAAGCGTGGCCTCGACATTGAGATGAATCCGGAGGATCTCCCCCGCGTGCTGGAGCTCTCCTTCGCCGACGTTCTCGCCGACTAG